The proteins below come from a single Faecalibaculum rodentium genomic window:
- a CDS encoding patatin-like phospholipase family protein — protein MTESTEKVQKAEKTGIVLGGGGSRGSYEIGVLQTLTDQGRTFDVVTGTSIGAICGALYTQGSVDHLTDWIGRFTQDSVARNLFVFPAQYTSAQGPFQDAGSFFAAFSKNGPQVEPLRQKLESLFDYKTFASSSKDFACMTYNVTKQKPQMFTKLDMTADNAIDVLLASAAYFPAFNFVTLNGDYYIDGGFAETNPVQAAQKLGADSLVVVDVQDMDVPDPVLNSGDLLIRPIWKLAYYLDFDGVTLRNQVALGQLDALKYLDLAPGYLYTFYPGDWNHMQRLETSAMELVAAEGESWMLEKMDPVMEEIYQFILGYVPRKLENKYSHEFIFGRILECMGLIAGISPYRQMHFNDFIRELLEKFSAFDSDPNKTRTPMLYHAMEMKGLQDMLVFFHSAIQGFNGHLPKEFGILREKYLLPYYLAWGWHLMEKFRLFLLI, from the coding sequence ATGACAGAATCAACAGAGAAAGTACAGAAGGCGGAAAAGACAGGCATTGTGCTTGGAGGCGGTGGTTCCAGAGGCAGCTATGAGATCGGGGTCCTGCAGACGCTCACAGACCAGGGACGGACATTTGACGTGGTGACGGGCACATCCATTGGAGCGATCTGCGGGGCGCTCTATACACAGGGAAGCGTGGATCATCTCACAGACTGGATCGGCAGGTTCACCCAGGATTCCGTGGCCAGAAACCTGTTTGTGTTCCCGGCGCAGTACACCAGTGCACAGGGACCGTTCCAGGATGCAGGATCCTTCTTTGCGGCGTTCTCGAAAAACGGGCCGCAGGTCGAGCCCCTGCGCCAGAAGCTCGAGTCGCTCTTTGACTACAAAACGTTTGCTTCATCATCCAAAGACTTCGCGTGCATGACATACAACGTCACGAAACAGAAGCCGCAGATGTTCACGAAACTGGACATGACAGCCGACAATGCCATCGACGTCCTGCTGGCCAGCGCAGCGTATTTTCCGGCGTTCAATTTCGTCACGCTGAATGGGGACTATTACATTGACGGAGGATTTGCGGAAACCAATCCCGTGCAGGCGGCGCAGAAACTCGGAGCAGACTCGCTCGTGGTCGTGGATGTCCAGGATATGGATGTGCCTGATCCCGTGCTGAATTCCGGTGACCTGCTGATCCGGCCGATCTGGAAACTGGCGTACTATCTCGATTTCGATGGAGTTACGCTGAGAAACCAGGTGGCACTGGGGCAGCTGGATGCCCTGAAATATCTGGACCTCGCTCCGGGATATCTGTATACGTTCTATCCCGGGGACTGGAACCACATGCAGCGGCTCGAGACCTCGGCGATGGAACTTGTGGCGGCGGAAGGCGAGTCCTGGATGCTGGAAAAAATGGATCCGGTCATGGAAGAAATCTATCAGTTCATCCTGGGGTACGTTCCGCGGAAACTGGAAAACAAGTACTCGCATGAATTCATCTTCGGCCGTATCCTCGAATGCATGGGCCTGATTGCAGGAATCAGCCCCTACCGGCAGATGCATTTCAATGATTTCATCCGGGAGCTCCTGGAGAAATTCTCGGCGTTTGATTCCGATCCCAACAAGACCCGGACACCAATGCTCTATCATGCCATGGAGATGAAGGGACTGCAGGATATGCTGGTGTTCTTCCATTCCGCGATCCAGGGATTCAACGGCCATCTTCCGAAGGAATTCGGGATCCTGAGGGAGAAGTATCTGCTGCCGTATTACCTGGCCTGGGGCTGGCACCTCATGGAGAAATTCCGGCTGTTCCTGCTGATATAG
- the thpR gene encoding RNA 2',3'-cyclic phosphodiesterase, which produces MRLFIAIHPDPDWIRHLTGCQHQLVQAGLQGRLVPRENLHMTLAFAGNCTQDQKDTILHLLQTLSFPATDARCLGYHRFGNTRVLAFQADPAMTSFVQELRERLRDAGIPQDDKPWKPHITLARGCAPLQHPFPAPECPSLMPLSSPVLYESIQTRQGVTYRPLGRD; this is translated from the coding sequence ATGAGACTCTTCATCGCCATACATCCGGACCCTGACTGGATCCGGCATCTGACGGGCTGCCAGCACCAGCTTGTGCAGGCCGGTCTGCAGGGACGGCTTGTTCCCAGGGAAAACCTGCATATGACGCTCGCATTCGCTGGCAACTGCACACAGGATCAGAAAGACACCATCCTGCACCTCCTGCAGACTCTTTCCTTTCCTGCCACCGATGCACGCTGCCTCGGTTATCACCGGTTTGGCAATACCCGGGTCCTTGCCTTTCAGGCCGATCCGGCCATGACATCCTTTGTACAGGAACTCCGCGAGCGTCTTCGGGACGCCGGGATACCTCAGGATGACAAGCCCTGGAAGCCGCACATCACCCTTGCCCGCGGCTGTGCCCCTTTGCAGCATCCCTTTCCTGCTCCCGAGTGTCCATCTCTGATGCCCCTGTCTTCCCCCGTGCTGTACGAATCCATACAGACACGGCAGGGTGTGACATACCGCCCCCTTGGCAGGGACTGA
- a CDS encoding DAK2 domain-containing protein, translating to MDRINGQLFKEMLRSGMNNLGNQQQKVDALNVFPVPDGDTGTNMYLTVSNGVKEALACPSDNVGEIAKVLSRGLLMGARGNSGVITSQIFRGFYQAVKGLNEVDAVQLAHALVNGSRVAYKAVMRPVEGTILTVIREAADYTYAYTMTEDITDCEKVMARMVQEAKESLDTTPQLLPVLAEVGVVDSGGYGLLVILEGFLKAMQGQPVEKETVESAGESAQTKVEGGEEEFGFCTEFILHLSDQGMRHFSEISFRDELATIGNSIVCVQDEDLVKVHVHTLEPATAIRMAKRQGSFLKLKIENMTEQHEEILEKDETITRKAEHKKYGLITVAAGDGIRDMFLDLRADAVIGGGQTMNPSTEDFVSAIRKLNCDHILILPNNSNIILAAQQAADVLEDQDIQVLPTKTIPQGLSACIMFNPDADLETNLSEMNEAIENTKSGEVTYAVRDTTIDGLDVRAGEFMGIAGKKIVTCVPDMMNAARNLLDSMLDEDSEVVTLIYGEDAMKEQAEQLEAYIADKSDAEVEIVNGKQPVYSFIIGVE from the coding sequence ATGGATAGAATCAACGGACAGCTTTTCAAGGAAATGCTGCGGTCCGGGATGAACAACCTGGGCAATCAGCAGCAGAAAGTGGATGCACTGAACGTGTTCCCGGTCCCTGACGGGGATACGGGCACGAACATGTACCTGACAGTTTCCAACGGCGTGAAGGAAGCACTGGCGTGTCCTTCGGACAATGTGGGTGAAATCGCCAAGGTCCTGTCCCGGGGCCTTCTTATGGGCGCCAGGGGCAACTCCGGTGTCATTACCAGCCAGATTTTCCGCGGTTTCTACCAGGCGGTCAAAGGCCTGAATGAAGTGGATGCTGTGCAGCTGGCACATGCGCTGGTCAACGGCAGCCGTGTGGCCTACAAAGCCGTCATGCGGCCGGTGGAAGGCACGATCCTGACCGTCATCCGGGAGGCTGCGGACTACACCTATGCCTATACCATGACGGAAGACATCACGGACTGCGAGAAAGTCATGGCCCGGATGGTCCAGGAAGCGAAGGAATCCCTGGACACCACCCCGCAGCTGCTGCCGGTCCTGGCGGAAGTCGGTGTGGTGGACTCCGGCGGCTATGGCCTGCTGGTGATCCTGGAGGGCTTCCTGAAAGCCATGCAGGGTCAGCCGGTGGAAAAGGAAACCGTGGAGTCTGCCGGCGAGAGCGCACAGACCAAAGTGGAAGGCGGAGAAGAGGAATTCGGGTTCTGCACGGAATTCATCCTGCATCTCTCGGACCAGGGCATGCGCCATTTCTCGGAGATTTCATTCCGGGATGAACTGGCCACCATTGGCAATTCCATTGTCTGCGTGCAGGATGAAGACCTGGTGAAGGTACACGTCCACACACTGGAGCCTGCCACGGCAATCCGCATGGCAAAGCGCCAGGGCAGCTTTTTGAAGCTGAAGATTGAAAACATGACCGAGCAGCATGAGGAGATCCTGGAAAAGGATGAAACCATCACACGCAAGGCGGAGCACAAGAAATACGGACTGATCACCGTGGCAGCCGGAGACGGCATCCGGGACATGTTCCTGGACCTTCGGGCAGATGCCGTGATCGGTGGCGGACAGACAATGAACCCCTCCACGGAGGATTTCGTATCGGCCATCCGCAAACTCAACTGCGACCACATCCTGATCCTGCCCAACAACTCCAACATCATTCTTGCAGCTCAGCAGGCGGCGGATGTGCTGGAGGATCAGGACATTCAGGTCCTGCCGACCAAGACCATTCCCCAGGGACTGTCAGCCTGCATCATGTTCAACCCGGATGCAGACCTGGAAACCAACCTGAGCGAAATGAACGAAGCCATCGAAAACACGAAGAGCGGTGAAGTGACATACGCTGTGCGCGACACCACCATTGACGGACTGGATGTCCGTGCGGGTGAATTCATGGGCATTGCCGGCAAGAAGATCGTCACCTGTGTCCCCGACATGATGAATGCAGCCAGAAACCTGCTGGATTCCATGCTGGATGAAGACAGTGAAGTCGTGACGCTGATCTACGGCGAGGATGCCATGAAGGAACAGGCAGAGCAGCTGGAGGCCTACATCGCGGACAAGAGCGATGCGGAGGTCGAAATCGTCAACGGCAAACAGCCGGTCTACTCCTTCATCATTGGCGTAGAATAG
- a CDS encoding Asp23/Gls24 family envelope stress response protein, whose product MPINKSTEFGTIQISLDAIAALAGGTITESYGIVGMASQKTFKDGLAELLKRENYAKGVIVRQNDGGLILDLYIIAMQGIKLGEVIHEAQQRVKYVLEKTLEVKVQEVNVWVQGVRVSR is encoded by the coding sequence ATGCCTATCAACAAATCGACAGAATTCGGCACGATCCAGATTTCGCTGGATGCCATCGCAGCGCTGGCTGGCGGCACCATCACGGAATCCTACGGGATCGTCGGAATGGCCAGTCAGAAGACATTCAAGGACGGCCTTGCCGAACTGCTTAAACGGGAAAACTATGCAAAGGGTGTGATCGTCCGCCAGAACGACGGCGGTCTGATCCTGGATCTGTATATCATTGCGATGCAGGGCATCAAGCTGGGAGAAGTCATCCATGAAGCCCAGCAGCGTGTCAAATATGTGCTGGAAAAGACACTGGAAGTCAAAGTACAGGAAGTGAACGTCTGGGTACAGGGCGTACGGGTTTCGAGGTAA
- the murB gene encoding UDP-N-acetylmuramate dehydrogenase, which translates to MNLTDLLKLYGDVQEHEPMSAHTTYKIGGTARWFIQPRSVTALMRIMQLLDAENIPWIVLGRGSNLLVPDGAWPGAVINLDYTFNDCYFEPDGILYAQAGCALPALAVEAMKHSMSGLEFASGIPGSLGGGLYMNAGAYRSDLSSILLEVLILRDRKVEWVSREDLDYSYRHSAFQEHRDWTILAAKFQLEKSDQNHIRQLMASRQQRRMDTQPLDKPCAGSTFRNPGDMPAWEIIDRLGLRGRQIGGARISDKHSNFIVNAGGATCRDVMALIDLVKTEARRVFDVDMIPEVEIPEWTA; encoded by the coding sequence ATGAACCTGACAGACCTGCTGAAGCTCTATGGGGATGTGCAGGAACACGAGCCAATGTCTGCACACACCACCTACAAGATCGGCGGAACCGCCCGCTGGTTCATCCAGCCCCGGAGCGTGACAGCGCTCATGCGGATCATGCAGCTGCTGGATGCCGAAAACATTCCCTGGATCGTGCTGGGGCGCGGCAGCAACCTGCTGGTGCCGGATGGTGCGTGGCCCGGGGCGGTGATCAACCTGGACTACACATTCAACGACTGTTATTTTGAACCGGACGGCATCCTGTATGCCCAGGCCGGCTGTGCACTCCCGGCCCTGGCGGTGGAAGCCATGAAGCATTCCATGAGCGGCCTGGAGTTTGCCAGCGGCATTCCGGGGAGCCTGGGCGGGGGACTGTACATGAATGCCGGTGCCTATCGCAGCGACCTGTCCTCCATTCTCCTGGAGGTCCTGATCCTGCGGGACCGGAAAGTGGAGTGGGTCAGCCGGGAGGATCTGGATTACAGCTACCGGCATTCCGCCTTCCAGGAACACCGGGACTGGACCATCCTGGCCGCCAAGTTCCAGCTGGAAAAAAGCGACCAGAACCACATCCGTCAGCTGATGGCAAGCCGCCAGCAGCGCCGCATGGATACCCAGCCGCTGGACAAGCCCTGTGCCGGCAGCACATTCCGCAACCCGGGGGATATGCCTGCCTGGGAAATCATTGACCGTCTGGGACTGCGCGGGCGCCAGATTGGCGGGGCCAGGATTTCCGACAAACACAGCAATTTCATTGTCAACGCCGGAGGTGCCACCTGCCGGGATGTCATGGCCCTCATTGACCTGGTGAAAACAGAAGCCAGGCGTGTGTTTGACGTGGACATGATCCCGGAAGTGGAGATCCCGGAATGGACCGCCTGA
- the murG gene encoding undecaprenyldiphospho-muramoylpentapeptide beta-N-acetylglucosaminyltransferase has product MKRICIAAGGTGGHIYPALALAQSAMEQDPDTRILFIGNADRMEARIVPEAGFDFAALDTHGLEGSLLDKVKAAISLMRAIPKAGAILDEFRPDIVVGFGGYVSAPVLRAAHARHIPVMMHEQNSIAGKANKVTAGCADEIVTCYEKAGEQFPARKVKLLGNPRGSVAASAVGDRQVLESLGLDPSKKTILVMMGSLGSTTMNDIMQQVLDRPVEGLQFLFVTGRGNEDAGRAFEGRPDVKVVPYVDTLAIYPFISGMICRAGATTIAELTARGIPAILVPSPYVAGNHQFYNASVLKDAGAAQLVEEKTLLENPEVLRDTIRGFFGSPMILESAATNAARLGKPQAAADMLQDMRILCGGSR; this is encoded by the coding sequence ATGAAACGAATCTGCATTGCCGCCGGCGGAACCGGCGGTCACATATATCCCGCCCTGGCCTTGGCACAAAGCGCCATGGAACAGGATCCCGATACCCGGATTCTGTTCATCGGCAACGCCGACCGCATGGAAGCCCGGATCGTGCCGGAGGCCGGATTCGACTTTGCGGCCCTGGACACCCACGGCCTGGAGGGCAGCCTCCTGGACAAAGTGAAAGCCGCGATTTCCCTCATGCGCGCCATTCCCAAAGCCGGTGCCATCCTGGATGAATTCCGGCCTGACATCGTTGTGGGCTTTGGCGGCTATGTCTCTGCGCCTGTCCTCAGGGCAGCCCATGCCAGACACATTCCCGTCATGATGCACGAACAGAACTCCATCGCCGGCAAGGCGAACAAAGTCACCGCCGGCTGCGCGGATGAAATCGTCACGTGTTATGAAAAAGCGGGAGAACAGTTTCCGGCCAGAAAAGTGAAGCTTCTCGGCAATCCGCGGGGATCCGTGGCTGCCAGTGCCGTAGGCGACCGGCAGGTCCTGGAGAGTCTGGGCCTGGATCCGTCGAAAAAAACCATCCTCGTGATGATGGGCTCCCTGGGGTCCACGACCATGAACGACATCATGCAGCAGGTGCTGGACCGTCCGGTGGAAGGCCTGCAGTTTCTGTTCGTCACCGGCAGGGGAAATGAAGACGCCGGCAGGGCATTTGAAGGCCGTCCGGATGTGAAGGTCGTGCCCTATGTGGACACACTGGCCATCTATCCCTTCATCTCCGGCATGATCTGCCGGGCGGGAGCCACCACCATTGCCGAACTTACCGCAAGAGGCATTCCGGCCATTCTTGTCCCAAGCCCCTATGTGGCAGGCAATCATCAGTTCTATAATGCCTCTGTACTGAAGGACGCCGGGGCGGCACAGCTGGTGGAGGAAAAGACCCTGCTGGAAAACCCCGAAGTGCTGCGGGACACGATCCGCGGGTTCTTCGGTTCCCCCATGATCCTGGAAAGTGCCGCAACGAACGCTGCCCGGCTGGGAAAGCCCCAGGCAGCCGCCGATATGCTGCAGGATATGCGCATCCTGTGCGGAGGCAGCCGATGA
- the srtB gene encoding class B sortase — protein sequence MKKWIYRILMLACLCVFAYCAYRLYDIYSGSRQVEQETESLQEHAVKQEETGGQKYLEPDWAALKAENPDIIAWLYVPQLGFSYPVVQGSDNSYYLNHTYAGAENYRGAIFLDSGTPSDFSGNNSIVYGHSVDVGGMFTDLEKYENKDFFDANPYFFLLTPQGNYRADIRTFAKTTEGTSFYQSDFGDYRPEIEARMLTEATYSRDVDPAGRPMITLSTCDLDYGFDSENRLALTAVLEPWSEPVELAD from the coding sequence ATGAAGAAATGGATCTACAGAATACTCATGCTGGCATGCCTGTGCGTCTTCGCCTATTGTGCATACCGGCTCTACGATATATACAGCGGATCGCGGCAGGTGGAACAGGAAACCGAATCCCTGCAGGAACACGCCGTGAAGCAGGAAGAAACCGGGGGCCAGAAATACCTGGAACCGGACTGGGCTGCACTGAAAGCCGAAAACCCGGACATCATCGCCTGGCTCTATGTCCCACAGCTCGGGTTTTCCTATCCCGTGGTACAGGGAAGCGACAACAGCTATTACCTGAACCATACCTATGCCGGCGCAGAGAACTACAGAGGGGCGATTTTCCTGGACTCCGGTACACCGTCCGATTTCAGCGGCAACAACTCCATTGTCTATGGACACTCCGTGGATGTCGGCGGCATGTTCACCGATCTCGAGAAATATGAAAACAAGGATTTCTTCGACGCCAATCCATACTTTTTCCTGCTGACACCACAGGGAAACTACCGGGCGGATATCCGGACCTTTGCGAAAACCACCGAAGGCACATCGTTTTACCAGTCCGATTTCGGGGACTACCGTCCGGAAATCGAAGCGCGGATGCTCACCGAGGCCACATACAGCCGGGATGTCGATCCGGCCGGACGGCCCATGATCACGCTCTCCACCTGTGACCTGGATTACGGGTTTGACAGCGAAAACCGGCTGGCGCTGACCGCGGTCCTGGAACCCTGGAGCGAGCCGGTGGAACTGGCAGACTGA
- the nagB gene encoding glucosamine-6-phosphate deaminase, translated as MEVLICDTYDDLSKAAFKVMKKVIDEKPAAVLGLATGSSPVGLYQEMVKDHKENGTSYKDVKTYNLDEYVGLDRNDPQSYWTFMNENLFSGIDIDPANTHVPYGDTAEDAKAYDDEVKGVDIQLLGIGNNGHIGFNEPGTPFDARTHIVELTESTREANKRFFDNDITKVPTHAISQGIGTVMDADSILLIANGAGKADAVKAMIEGEVTEECPASILQKHPKVTVILDKEAASKLTK; from the coding sequence ATGGAAGTTTTGATTTGCGATACCTACGACGATCTGTCAAAAGCCGCGTTCAAGGTCATGAAAAAAGTGATCGATGAAAAACCGGCGGCCGTACTCGGCCTTGCGACAGGATCCAGCCCCGTGGGACTGTACCAGGAAATGGTGAAGGACCACAAGGAAAACGGAACCAGCTACAAGGATGTGAAGACCTACAACCTGGATGAGTATGTGGGCCTGGACCGGAACGATCCGCAGTCCTACTGGACATTCATGAACGAAAACCTGTTCTCGGGCATAGACATTGATCCGGCGAACACGCACGTTCCCTATGGCGATACAGCCGAGGATGCGAAAGCCTACGACGACGAAGTCAAGGGCGTGGACATCCAGCTGCTGGGCATCGGCAACAACGGCCACATCGGCTTCAACGAACCCGGCACACCCTTTGATGCACGCACCCACATCGTGGAGCTTACCGAAAGTACACGGGAAGCCAACAAGCGGTTCTTCGACAACGACATCACGAAGGTCCCGACACACGCCATCAGCCAGGGCATCGGCACCGTCATGGATGCAGACAGCATCCTGCTGATTGCCAACGGTGCCGGCAAGGCGGATGCCGTAAAGGCCATGATCGAAGGCGAAGTCACCGAAGAGTGCCCTGCTTCCATTCTGCAGAAGCACCCGAAGGTCACGGTGATCCTGGACAAGGAAGCCGCCAGCAAGCTGACAAAGTAG
- a CDS encoding PTS sugar transporter subunit IIB, translating into MTTPEILLTRIDNRLIHGQVATQWAKELQANTLIVANDEAAADTFRQELMNMAAPAAVKTRYVPVDEINTVLDEIGPDGKVFIIVADALDAKRLMDKSPAVKKINVGNMHMAEGKHQIATTVAVDDTDRDLFRQMKDAGAELFIQRVPRAAQENADALTK; encoded by the coding sequence ATGACAACACCCGAGATTCTGCTGACACGGATCGACAACCGCCTGATTCACGGCCAGGTCGCCACACAGTGGGCCAAGGAACTCCAGGCCAATACGCTCATCGTCGCCAATGACGAAGCCGCTGCAGACACCTTCCGCCAGGAGCTCATGAACATGGCCGCTCCTGCCGCAGTGAAGACACGCTATGTGCCGGTGGATGAGATCAACACCGTGCTCGACGAAATCGGACCGGATGGAAAGGTATTCATCATCGTGGCGGACGCGCTCGATGCAAAGCGCCTGATGGACAAATCCCCGGCTGTGAAGAAAATCAATGTCGGAAACATGCACATGGCAGAAGGCAAGCACCAGATCGCCACGACCGTGGCTGTGGATGACACAGACAGGGACCTGTTCCGGCAGATGAAGGACGCCGGGGCAGAGCTCTTCATTCAGCGGGTACCCCGGGCTGCGCAGGAAAACGCGGACGCTCTGACAAAATAA
- a CDS encoding AraC family transcriptional regulator, with product MLNRTTSYPFQAYGDVLYQMPPANADMAESTHSIHNKDFDTSFISTEPVYLECPEGIALLAVSVDGMSFEEFVMARTVKLKAGVHFNVISISGKAKIRIRYVPQTMGSHPMETSVSYDPIISRLNLKEILSSYYQIRKGSYQSGREKNSFYELIYVDHGEMDVTVDDETYHMQKYDLMLYHPGQKHSLETTEDSSCSYMSIAFTMDTGIKGNLKNRVFHTRKDLYQTLTRFMKAIQEDTPLNMELAMLHLKEVLILLYQFDGEEKPAGQETTLQSHYDDTMLNEILVFIHNNVYASYTVEDLCQKFSISRSSLQALFRANLGMTPKQYISELKLNEAKKLISQHEHTISQVSDLLGFTSIHYFSRRFKSYFGIAPSEYAREH from the coding sequence ATGCTCAACAGAACAACAAGTTACCCCTTTCAGGCATATGGCGATGTCCTGTATCAGATGCCACCGGCCAATGCAGACATGGCAGAAAGCACCCATTCCATTCACAACAAAGACTTTGACACGTCCTTCATCAGCACGGAACCTGTATATCTGGAGTGTCCGGAGGGGATTGCCCTTCTGGCGGTTTCCGTGGACGGCATGTCGTTCGAAGAATTTGTGATGGCCCGCACCGTGAAGCTGAAAGCCGGTGTCCACTTCAATGTGATTTCCATTTCCGGCAAGGCGAAGATCCGGATCCGATATGTCCCGCAGACCATGGGCAGTCACCCCATGGAGACCAGTGTCAGCTACGATCCCATCATTTCCAGGCTGAATCTGAAGGAGATCCTGTCCAGCTACTACCAGATCCGGAAAGGATCCTATCAGTCGGGGCGGGAGAAAAACAGTTTCTACGAACTGATTTACGTGGATCACGGCGAGATGGATGTCACGGTGGACGACGAAACCTATCATATGCAGAAATATGACCTGATGCTGTATCACCCCGGGCAGAAACACAGTCTGGAGACCACGGAAGACAGTTCCTGTTCCTATATGTCCATCGCCTTCACCATGGATACCGGCATCAAGGGGAACCTGAAAAACCGGGTGTTTCATACACGGAAAGACCTGTACCAGACGCTGACCAGGTTCATGAAGGCGATCCAGGAAGACACGCCGCTGAACATGGAACTGGCCATGCTGCACCTGAAGGAGGTCCTGATCCTTCTCTATCAGTTTGACGGAGAGGAAAAGCCCGCCGGGCAGGAAACAACCCTTCAGTCGCATTACGATGACACGATGCTCAACGAGATCCTGGTCTTCATCCACAACAACGTGTATGCCAGCTACACGGTGGAAGACCTGTGCCAAAAGTTTTCCATCTCCCGCTCCAGCCTCCAGGCCCTCTTCCGCGCCAATCTGGGCATGACACCCAAGCAGTACATCTCGGAACTGAAGCTGAATGAAGCCAAGAAGCTGATTTCGCAGCACGAGCATACCATTTCGCAGGTCAGCGACCTTCTGGGATTCACCAGCATCCATTACTTCTCCCGCCGCTTCAAATCCTATTTCGGCATTGCCCCCAGTGAATACGCCAGGGAGCACTGA
- a CDS encoding Cof-type HAD-IIB family hydrolase, whose amino-acid sequence MKRKIVFLDVDGTLIDYEAKCPDSAKEAVRKAREAGHKVYICTGCSKAEILQRDLPALDGMIGGNGAYVEDDGQVVMHQGLTAQQTRDIVDWCRKRGLGLYLESNAGMFCDDNMIVQGPEAMVKYTMGKGADLSQAKDSSSQFLSQMIHLPYEDMGRDDVNKISFILSAYQDHLDSATRFPDLIANTWGGKGEHALYGDLGPEGITKKHAIEVLLTHLGADAADTISFGDAKIDLSMFELCAYNVAMGNGGPEIKAAADLVTADVNDDGLYKAFESLGLFEPAESGAARL is encoded by the coding sequence ATGAAACGGAAAATTGTGTTTCTGGATGTGGACGGCACCCTGATCGACTACGAGGCAAAGTGTCCGGACAGCGCAAAGGAAGCAGTCAGGAAAGCCAGGGAAGCAGGACACAAAGTATATATCTGCACAGGGTGCTCCAAGGCGGAAATTCTGCAGCGGGATCTTCCGGCACTGGACGGCATGATTGGCGGCAACGGTGCCTATGTGGAGGATGACGGACAGGTCGTCATGCACCAGGGCCTTACGGCGCAGCAGACCCGGGATATTGTGGACTGGTGCAGAAAGCGGGGACTGGGGTTGTACCTCGAGAGCAATGCCGGGATGTTCTGTGACGACAACATGATCGTCCAGGGTCCCGAGGCAATGGTGAAATATACCATGGGAAAAGGCGCCGATCTCTCCCAGGCCAAAGACAGCTCCTCGCAGTTTCTCTCACAGATGATTCACCTCCCGTATGAGGACATGGGACGGGATGATGTGAACAAAATCAGCTTCATTCTCTCGGCCTACCAGGACCACCTGGATTCCGCCACCCGGTTTCCGGACCTGATTGCCAACACCTGGGGCGGCAAGGGAGAACATGCATTGTATGGAGATCTGGGACCCGAGGGAATCACCAAGAAACATGCCATCGAGGTGCTTCTGACTCACCTGGGGGCCGATGCCGCGGACACCATTTCCTTTGGCGACGCAAAAATCGACCTCTCCATGTTCGAGCTGTGTGCATACAATGTGGCCATGGGCAACGGCGGCCCTGAAATCAAGGCAGCAGCCGATCTGGTGACAGCGGATGTCAACGACGACGGACTGTACAAGGCCTTTGAATCCCTGGGTCTCTTTGAGCCGGCAGAGAGTGGAGCTGCCCGACTCTGA